In Plasmodium coatneyi strain Hackeri chromosome 4, complete sequence, the genomic window GATGTGGCCTTTACAAGGTCATTAGCAGAATATGACGACCTAAATGAATCTTATTTTACAGCGACCAAAAATGGCGTCTTAGAAAATGAACCTAGCGAAAACTACCTATATGAAACTTCCACTGGAGTTTCCGAAAGTGATGATACagaaattaataaaattatcCTTGACCAGTTACAGAATGAAGAAGACataagtgaagaaaatacGAGGAACCTACGGAGGCGATCACAGGGTGGGAACGAAGGTGATAATGTAGAAGAGACGATCGAACCAGTTAGCAGCATATTGCATAATGAGCAAGAGGGAGAAGAATCTATTACGTCCATATTTGATCATGTGGAAGACAACGTAGAAGATGTAGGAGGAGTAGAAGAACCTGCCTCCACCGCATTTGATAGTGCAGAGGAAAGCGAGGAACAGGCCCTTGCCATGTTGGACAGTGTGCTGGAGGAGGCGGAAAAAACGATAGAACCAGTTAGCAGCCTATCTGATGATAATGTGTCAGAGGGCGTAGAAGAACCAGCCACTCCCACAGTTGATAGTGTGCAGGATAATTTGGAAAACAATGTTGTGGAACCAGTAGACGAGGTTGTAGAGGAAGCTGTACAAGAAGCTGCTGACGAAATTCTAGAGGAGGAGCAGgataaaggggaagaacctTCCGGCATAGTCGTAGGGGAACCCGCGGAGGAGGCAAAAGATGAATATGTTGAAGAAGCTGTGGAAGTTGTGCAAGAAGCTGCAGATGAGGTGAtagaagatgaagaaaaagtagaGGAGCCCCTCCAGATAGTCGCAGAAGAACATGCAGAAGAAGTACTAgtagaaaaggaggaggtgaatgaaaatatattaaacatattagaagaaataaaggaaaacataATAGACAAAATAGAAGTAAATGAGGAAACGAACGAAGCCCCATTAGAAAGCGCAGAAGAAGCGACCCAGGAGGTTGCTGAAGAAGCTGCAGACACTACTACCGAAGCTCATGTAGTTGAAACTGTTGAGGAAGAAGTTGCAAATGTTACTACAAATGTtagtgaagaagaagctccTGAATTAATTACTGAAGCCTCTGATGAAACGACCGAGAGCACGGCACAGGAAACTTTCGAAGAAGAtatattgaaaaatttagaagaaaataaggatgAAAGTGAAAACGTATTAGAacatttaaaagaaatgaaggaagaattattAGACTATGTAGAGCAAAACGTGGACGACAACGAAAATTTGCTAGTTGATATGCTGCAAAGTTTGGAAAAAAGCGCGCACGTAAATGAGAGCGTATTAGATGatttagaagaaataaaagaagattTGTTGGCTAATGTTCAAATGGCCGAGGAGACTACGGAAGAAGAGGTGTCAGACACTTCTGCGGAAAGTGCAGAAGAGGTAGCTGCagaagaaaacatttttgaTGTTATAGAAGAAATCAAAGAAAAGGTAATAGAGAATCTGGAAGAAACGACAGCCCAAAGTGTGGAAGGTGTAGTCGAGGGAGCGGATGAAAATGCATTAGATGTTTTAGAAGAAATGCAGGAAAGCTTGTTTGAAAACTTTGAGCAGAAGATAGAAACCAACGAAAATTTATTGGGAAATGTATTGGATAATTTGCAGGAAAAAGTAGagttaaatgaaaatgtgtTAGCAGACGTCTTGGCGGAATTAAAGGAGGATGTTATAAGTCAGCAGGAAACTGCGGAAGAGGTCGCAGCAGAGTTAATCGAGGAGATCGCGGAGGAGCCTGCAGTGGAAGGCGTAGAAGAAATTATTGAAGATGCGCCCGAGGAACCTGTAGAGGAGGCTgcggaagaaacaaatgtTGCCGTAGCAGAAGAATCTGCTGTAGAATCCGTGGAAGAGGTGCTTGAACAAATTATAGAAGATACTGCAGAGGTAATAGCTGACGAATCCGTAGAAGAAACCGCAGAGCAAATTTTAGAACAAGCTACAGAAGCTGTAGGAACTGTTCATGTAGTAACAGAAGAATCTGTAGAGGAAAATATTGAAGAGATTGTAGAGGAAATTTCAGCAGAACCTATACAGGAAACTATTGAAAGTATTGTAGAAGAAGCTGTAGAATCCGTCGAAGAAAACATAGAAGTTGTGGAAGAGGCTATTAAAGATATTGCAGAAGAGGCCGCGGAAGGAGCTCCAGAGTTGTCTAcggaagaaataatagaaGATGTTATCGTAGAAACTGTCGAAAAGAttgaagcagaagaaaaagctatTGAAGAAGCTGAACGCGAAGCTACCAAGGAAGCAGTAGAAGAAGCTGTTGAAGATGTTGTCGATGAAATTTCAGCAGAACCTATACAGGAAACTATTGAAAGTATTGTGCCAGAAACTCCACAAATCACTTCAGATGAGTCTATGGAAGCAGTTGTAGAACACGCTGTAGAGGATAACTTAGGAGAAACGATAGAAACCATTGTGGACGACCTTGCGGAGGAAACTACAGAAGAATCTAAAGAAAGCGTAGTAGATAATTTAGGAGTAAAAGTAGAAGAGGTACTTCATGAAGAAGTACAGAAAGTAGGCCAGGAAGCTGCAGACGATGTAGTAGTGGGAGTGagcgaaaaagaaagtgaaggaggGGAACAAATCGAGCCGTCATT contains:
- a CDS encoding Liver stage antigen 3; the protein is MINKRCNRSLFMHNERNNQHKTNIFNRIDMSTLKKCHMKEKLNRFPFLFKAITCVVLIWVAQSPEGSREDASHQSWNHQNGQLYNQLDVAFTRSLAEYDDLNESYFTATKNGVLENEPSENYLYETSTGVSESDDTEINKIILDQLQNEEDISEENTRNLRRRSQGGNEGDNVEETIEPVSSILHNEQEGEESITSIFDHVEDNVEDVGGVEEPASTAFDSAEESEEQALAMLDSVLEEAEKTIEPVSSLSDDNVSEGVEEPATPTVDSVQDNLENNVVEPVDEVVEEAVQEAADEILEEEQDKGEEPSGIVVGEPAEEAKDEYVEEAVEVVQEAADEVIEDEEKVEEPLQIVAEEHAEEVLVEKEEVNENILNILEEIKENIIDKIEVNEETNEAPLESAEEATQEVAEEAADTTTEAHVVETVEEEVANVTTNVSEEEAPELITEASDETTESTAQETFEEDILKNLEENKDESENVLEHLKEMKEELLDYVEQNVDDNENLLVDMLQSLEKSAHVNESVLDDLEEIKEDLLANVQMAEETTEEEVSDTSAESAEEVAAEENIFDVIEEIKEKVIENLEETTAQSVEGVVEGADENALDVLEEMQESLFENFEQKIETNENLLGNVLDNLQEKVELNENVLADVLAELKEDVISQQETAEEVAAELIEEIAEEPAVEGVEEIIEDAPEEPVEEAAEETNVAVAEESAVESVEEVLEQIIEDTAEVIADESVEETAEQILEQATEAVGTVHVVTEESVEENIEEIVEEISAEPIQETIESIVEEAVESVEENIEVVEEAIKDIAEEAAEGAPELSTEEIIEDVIVETVEKIEAEEKAIEEAEREATKEAVEEAVEDVVDEISAEPIQETIESIVPETPQITSDESMEAVVEHAVEDNLGETIETIVDDLAEETTEESKESVVDNLGVKVEEVLHEEVQKVGQEAADDVVVGVSEKESEGGEQIEPSLFKVEEDIKEKILDMFSGNIEEEEDDEDEYEDIEDEEGEEEVEEVEEEKIEKPVEVVVEDVTEVGKEEAEDEVVGVVQEPEEEGTQVEQDPLILTEDSEEAQRIIHDIFSGLSKVEGKEESVLEENVDEGGVQVVDEKGEQEEEEDEEESTEEEESTEEEESTEEEGSTEEEEEDDDDDDEEDEEDEDGDEEESEDGAAAAGAEKEQQKEKLAKKELELQKNLLGMLSGNGVFDPSMLGKLKELEALQRSLPGSMGKAKGMSPTDMEALKSVFAGALNELNVKGMPPVQIPPELQHFMMPKKEEKAKPQDKQPKEKVPSKAVQEQKPEAKAVSPRQNVSDLFKIPKDMFSSFKNFKEVALEFSNMIGLNFETIKKYLTRVKNFLLRVDALVDKEINNILDQGESGQNVGKANEDFMDKMKRLVNKYKIFSIPFFTGIMGSFGFLAFGAVTTSILSSCLTIFSVTYLVSKIDMKVNKDKNRKFYSFYLDAYKNMSYLREYFETIYKELIM